From one Lusitaniella coriacea LEGE 07157 genomic stretch:
- a CDS encoding ATP synthase subunit B family protein encodes MVDEDRLLDCLEAIRLNLPDAFNEAVDVVRQKESLLLQAEEYAQDIIEAAQQRAAEILDEMGIIRQAELEASHIRASVQQECEQIQQATLSEIEQMRQKSHQDIEQLRKMAMEECEDIQDGADEYADGVLSNIEQQLNDMLRVIRNGRQRLQNEPTKVTPPQGTANPPKKKA; translated from the coding sequence ATTGTCGATGAAGATCGCTTGCTCGATTGTTTAGAAGCCATTCGTTTGAATTTGCCAGACGCTTTTAACGAAGCAGTAGACGTTGTTCGGCAAAAAGAAAGCCTGCTGTTGCAAGCCGAAGAATACGCCCAAGATATCATCGAAGCAGCTCAACAACGCGCCGCCGAAATTCTCGACGAGATGGGGATTATTCGACAAGCAGAATTAGAAGCCAGTCACATTCGCGCGTCCGTTCAACAAGAATGCGAACAAATTCAACAAGCAACCCTTTCTGAAATCGAGCAGATGCGGCAAAAATCGCATCAGGACATCGAGCAATTGCGCAAAATGGCGATGGAAGAATGCGAAGATATTCAAGACGGTGCGGATGAATATGCCGATGGAGTCTTATCCAACATCGAGCAACAGCTTAACGATATGCTGCGCGTTATTCGCAACGGTCGCCAGCGATTGCAAAACGAACCCACTAAAGTTACGCCACCCCAAGGAACGGCTAACCCCCCCAAAAAGAAAGCGTAA
- the gorA gene encoding glutathione-disulfide reductase: protein MSYDYDLFVIGGGSGGVATARRAAQYGAKVGLAEVDRLGGTCVNRGCIPKKLMVYASHFPDLTQDAKGYGWQMKQRPVEESGVQGLAQKLFPLKNNELEMTLDWSAMLRTINQELERLNGVYQRMLDNSKVDVLRDYAAFVDEHTLSVGDRKVTADKILIAVGGKPVKPDIPGIEYAITSDDIFHLPKQPKRIMILGGGYIGCEFACILQGLGTEVTQVIRGDLILKGFDGDLRSTIQEAMQQHGIRLLTDSLLTQIEKTDEGLIARIKGQENSEETVVTDAVSLAATGREPNLENLGLDKTGVEVRNGAIAVDENNRTAVENIYAVGDCIGRIELTPVAIKEGRFFADTIFGNTPKTMSYDNVPTAIFTTPEAATVGLTEAEAKEQYGDAVKIYRAKFRPTYFTLAGRDEKTLVKLVVETNTDRVVGAHMVGDNAAEIIQGLAIAVKMGAKKSDFDATVAIHPSVAEEFVTLR, encoded by the coding sequence ATGAGTTATGATTACGATTTATTTGTCATTGGTGGCGGTTCGGGAGGCGTAGCGACCGCCAGACGCGCCGCACAGTACGGTGCTAAAGTCGGTTTAGCAGAAGTGGATCGTTTGGGAGGAACCTGCGTCAATCGCGGCTGCATTCCCAAAAAATTGATGGTTTATGCATCTCATTTTCCCGACCTGACGCAAGATGCGAAAGGGTATGGCTGGCAAATGAAACAACGTCCGGTGGAAGAGTCTGGGGTTCAAGGATTGGCGCAAAAGCTCTTTCCTCTCAAAAACAATGAGCTAGAAATGACCCTGGATTGGTCGGCGATGCTTCGTACAATAAATCAGGAACTCGAACGCCTCAATGGGGTTTATCAACGGATGTTGGATAATTCCAAGGTGGATGTGTTGCGGGACTATGCAGCGTTTGTAGACGAGCATACCTTGAGCGTAGGCGATCGGAAGGTGACTGCCGATAAAATTTTGATTGCAGTGGGGGGAAAACCCGTAAAACCAGACATTCCCGGTATAGAATACGCAATTACCTCAGACGATATTTTCCATCTTCCAAAGCAACCCAAGCGCATTATGATTTTGGGGGGAGGCTATATTGGTTGCGAATTTGCTTGCATTCTTCAGGGATTGGGGACGGAGGTAACGCAGGTGATTCGAGGCGACCTGATTTTAAAAGGGTTTGATGGGGATTTGCGGTCTACGATTCAAGAGGCGATGCAACAGCACGGAATTCGCTTGTTAACTGATAGTCTGTTAACCCAAATTGAGAAAACCGATGAGGGATTAATTGCAAGAATTAAAGGACAGGAAAATTCAGAAGAAACTGTCGTGACGGATGCGGTGAGTTTAGCGGCGACGGGACGCGAACCGAATTTAGAAAATTTGGGATTGGACAAAACAGGGGTTGAAGTTCGCAATGGCGCGATCGCGGTGGATGAAAATAATCGCACGGCAGTGGAAAATATCTATGCAGTGGGAGACTGTATCGGACGGATTGAATTGACCCCAGTGGCAATTAAAGAGGGTCGCTTTTTTGCCGATACCATCTTTGGCAATACTCCCAAAACCATGAGCTACGACAACGTTCCGACTGCGATTTTCACCACCCCTGAAGCTGCAACTGTCGGACTCACCGAAGCAGAAGCGAAGGAACAGTACGGCGATGCGGTGAAAATTTACCGCGCTAAATTCCGACCCACCTATTTTACTCTCGCGGGACGAGATGAAAAGACCTTAGTGAAGTTAGTGGTTGAAACCAATACAGACCGAGTGGTTGGCGCGCATATGGTGGGGGATAATGCAGCAGAAATTATTCAAGGACTCGCGATCGCGGTTAAAATGGGAGCGAAAAAATCTGACTTCGATGCAACCGTTGCCATTCATCCTTCCGTTGCAGAGGAATTCGTTACTTTGCGTTAA
- the ilvC gene encoding ketol-acid reductoisomerase — MAKQNFQEGQHSMARMYYDEDANLDLLANKTVAIIGYGSQGHAHALNLKDSGINVIVGLYPGSKSVQKAEGAGLKVHSVADAAKAADFIMILLPDEVQKMVYKDEIEPNLSEGNVLAFAHGFNIHFGQVVPPENVDVVMVAPKGPGHLVRRTYEQGEGVPALFAVYQDASGQARDRAMAYAKGIGGTRAGVLETTFREETETDLFGEQAVLCGGLTALIKSGFETLVAAGYQPELAYFECLHEVKLIVDLIVEGGLAKMRDSISNTAEYGDYTRGPRIVTDETRAEMRKILQEIQSGQFARDFVLENQAGKAGFTAMRRQEAEHPIEEVGKDLRAMFSWLKKG, encoded by the coding sequence ATCGCAAAGCAAAACTTCCAGGAGGGACAGCACTCAATGGCTCGGATGTATTATGATGAAGACGCAAATTTAGACCTATTAGCGAATAAAACCGTTGCAATTATTGGTTATGGTTCTCAGGGTCACGCACACGCACTTAATCTTAAGGATAGTGGCATTAATGTAATTGTGGGTTTGTATCCCGGCAGTAAATCCGTTCAAAAGGCGGAGGGTGCAGGGTTAAAAGTTCACTCGGTTGCAGACGCAGCGAAAGCGGCAGATTTCATTATGATTCTGCTACCGGATGAGGTACAAAAGATGGTTTATAAAGATGAAATCGAACCAAATTTAAGCGAGGGAAATGTTCTTGCTTTTGCGCACGGTTTCAACATTCATTTCGGTCAAGTGGTACCTCCGGAGAATGTTGATGTGGTGATGGTTGCGCCGAAGGGTCCGGGACATTTGGTGCGACGTACTTACGAACAGGGAGAAGGCGTACCTGCTTTGTTTGCAGTGTATCAGGATGCTTCGGGTCAGGCGCGCGATCGCGCGATGGCTTACGCTAAAGGAATTGGTGGAACTCGCGCGGGGGTTCTCGAAACCACGTTCCGCGAAGAAACCGAAACCGACCTGTTTGGGGAACAAGCGGTTCTCTGTGGCGGTTTGACAGCGTTAATCAAATCGGGTTTTGAAACTTTGGTAGCGGCGGGTTATCAACCAGAACTTGCGTACTTTGAGTGCCTTCACGAAGTTAAACTGATTGTCGATTTGATCGTAGAAGGCGGTTTGGCAAAAATGCGCGACAGTATTTCCAATACGGCGGAATACGGCGATTACACGCGCGGTCCCCGCATCGTCACCGATGAAACTCGTGCGGAAATGCGCAAAATTCTTCAAGAAATTCAAAGCGGACAGTTTGCGCGGGACTTTGTTCTAGAAAATCAGGCGGGTAAAGCCGGATTCACTGCAATGCGTCGCCAGGAAGCAGAACATCCTATTGAAGAAGTGGGTAAGGATTTGCGCGCGATGTTTAGTTGGTTGAAGAAAGGGTAG